The sequence TTAGTTTCCTTTTGAAAATTAGTTTTGATGACATTTTTGATCTTGATACGCTACATCGCTCATACTTTAAAAGAGGACATTGCAAGTGATAACCTATTCTTTTCGAATTATATAGCTACTGGTAAGGTAATCAATTGGAATTGTATCAACGTTTAcgattatatatatatctgtatgtatatttaaatctGTTCATTTATGTATTTACTTTGCTTTTGAACAATCACTCCATGAATATGGATGAGGAACTGAATATAAAGAGAAATACGAAACCTCTGTCAACTGAATAGTTTCACTAGTGACTGTACTCATAAACCAAATCACCTTCGAGGTAGCTCCAAAACTTCTcaacatattttttctgCTCAGCCTCAGTAGTACCGCCCCTAACAGCTAAGTAAACCCTTTCGTTCAAATGAATATCCCAGACGCCCTTGTTGCCACCCACTAGTATGCCACCAGCCTCTTCAAGAATACATTTTGATGCGCACACATCCCAACACCAAGGACCACCTTCCCAGTAACAGTCAAGATAGCCGGCAGCGGCGTAGCATATGTTCATAGCAGCACTACCTAAACTTCTCACACCATGGACATGGGCTCCATTTTCACTTAACATCGCTTTGCATAACTTTGACTTAATTAAGAAATTACCAGTGTCTCCACGCTCATAGCCACTTTCTAATGCCACTAAACTGCTTGTAAAATCCAAAGGTCTCTTTTTAACATCTAGACGTTCCCCATTTAAATAAGATCCATTTCCTTTAGATCCATGGAACATTTGGTCTATGTGAGGATTGTAAACCACTCCTAATACAGAATCGCCATTTTCAGAAAGACCAATGGAAGTACAACTAAATGGGAAGGCATGAACAAAGTTAGTGGTTCCATCAATGGGGTCGACAATAAAAGTTGGTTCAGGACCTATTTTTGTCTCTCCCTTGATATATGTTTCTTCACca comes from Tetrapisispora phaffii CBS 4417 chromosome 4, complete genome and encodes:
- the INM2 gene encoding inositol monophosphate 1-phosphatase INM2 (similar to Saccharomyces cerevisiae YDR287W; ancestral locus Anc_5.294), with product MVLSSNELKDIENKIIDLLNNEIGPIIKKRTGTTFGEYSDKTNSTDIVTEVDKSVEKKIKEFISENYPNFSFIGEETYIKGETKIGPEPTFIVDPIDGTTNFVHAFPFSCTSIGLSENGDSVLGVVYNPHIDQMFHGSKGNGSYLNGERLDVKKRPLDFTSSLVALESGYERGDTGNFLIKSKLCKAMLSENGAHVHGVRSLGSAAMNICYAAAGYLDCYWEGGPWCWDVCASKCILEEAGGILVGGNKGVWDIHLNERVYLAVRGGTTEAEQKKYVEKFWSYLEGDLVYEYSH